Proteins from a genomic interval of Clostridium scatologenes:
- a CDS encoding indoleacetate decarboxylase — protein MEFKKNQTPTWPPTTEEKEESGFIDREVKGQPSTERNKKIKQRYLDARLMLDPEFSILFTKKWRECDGQPVLIRHAKAYAYALENVTPSILPDELIVMQKTRYTRGAPVHLQYSQQFYPIMLSHAESLEDKKIYDIGMGGGRKHVEIKGLKQCGIYAIKDEDVQPLLDACNYWKGKCIDESAEKFINENMPDAETFNNGYKVNMWPLSVVSIMEGRWVPAYDIIVERGLEDVINECKEHIANTLPTTYDVAEKILFWRASIISCEAVINWAKNYAKKAREDADTETDITRKKELLNIAEMLEWVPAKPARNFMEALQSAWIGHIAVGQDCSVVGLSPGRWGQLLYPYYKKDLEKGKLTRAQVIEAMEQIRIKFSGNEYIAPRAWSAMASGNAYQHLVVGGVNKNGLPAENDLEFDILQAGINMQTIQPTLGVQVSSKTSNKLMMKAAECCKSGGGYPAFFNNDVSIQHLLIDESEEDITLEDARDVAIAGCVEIGTQGTSHGITHPAFFNEPKILEIVLNDGVDPRTNVRCYDPLGEIDSYEKLWDAWCKVESKYLKFYMDSWNYTVQMRREINPLVFSSVLMKDCIKTGRPMDENGCRYNKSVTLLNSGMVNVANSFAAIKKCVFEENLFTMDELKQSLKENFGYEKSDNRTSMLEQKRIDMKWAKIHKLCLDAPKFGNDDDYVDSIFVDLWQHYKDVVSKQTTYLGYHWVPAALSISSHGPFGRVCGATPDGRLAGVTLTDGILSATPGTDVNGPIALLNSGIKLDCTDMRSVQLNMKFHPNAVKGTEGSHHLVDLIRGYFSKGGYHIQFNIVDSKMLRDAQAHPENYRDLIVRVAGFSAYWVELGKPIQDEIIARTEYGTSV, from the coding sequence ATGGAATTTAAAAAGAATCAAACACCTACATGGCCACCAACTACAGAAGAAAAAGAAGAATCTGGATTTATTGATCGTGAAGTTAAAGGACAACCTTCAACTGAAAGAAATAAAAAAATCAAACAACGTTATTTAGATGCAAGACTTATGCTGGACCCAGAATTTTCAATTTTATTTACAAAAAAATGGCGTGAATGTGATGGTCAGCCTGTATTAATACGTCATGCTAAAGCTTATGCTTATGCACTAGAAAATGTTACTCCATCAATTCTACCTGATGAATTAATTGTAATGCAGAAAACCCGTTACACACGTGGAGCACCAGTTCATCTTCAGTACAGTCAGCAATTCTATCCAATTATGTTAAGTCACGCCGAATCTTTAGAAGACAAAAAAATATATGATATAGGAATGGGCGGCGGACGTAAACATGTTGAAATAAAAGGTTTAAAGCAGTGTGGAATTTATGCAATCAAAGATGAGGATGTTCAACCACTTTTGGATGCTTGCAATTATTGGAAAGGCAAATGTATTGATGAATCAGCTGAAAAATTTATTAACGAAAATATGCCTGATGCAGAAACCTTTAACAATGGCTATAAAGTAAATATGTGGCCTTTAAGTGTTGTTTCCATAATGGAAGGCAGATGGGTACCTGCTTATGATATAATCGTAGAACGCGGTCTTGAGGATGTTATCAATGAATGTAAGGAACATATTGCCAATACTTTACCTACTACCTATGATGTTGCAGAAAAAATCTTATTCTGGAGAGCTTCAATTATCTCCTGTGAAGCAGTAATAAATTGGGCAAAGAACTATGCAAAAAAAGCTCGCGAAGATGCAGATACTGAAACAGACATAACACGTAAAAAAGAATTATTAAATATAGCAGAAATGCTTGAATGGGTTCCTGCAAAACCTGCACGTAATTTCATGGAGGCACTTCAATCTGCATGGATAGGCCATATTGCTGTAGGACAAGATTGTTCTGTAGTTGGTCTTTCACCAGGAAGATGGGGACAATTGTTGTACCCTTATTATAAAAAAGATCTTGAAAAAGGAAAGTTAACACGTGCACAAGTTATTGAGGCAATGGAACAGATACGTATCAAATTCTCAGGAAATGAGTACATTGCACCACGTGCATGGTCTGCAATGGCTTCTGGAAATGCATACCAACATTTGGTAGTTGGTGGTGTAAACAAAAATGGGCTGCCAGCAGAAAATGACCTAGAATTTGATATTTTACAAGCCGGCATTAATATGCAGACAATACAGCCAACCCTTGGAGTCCAGGTAAGTTCAAAGACCAGCAATAAGTTGATGATGAAAGCTGCAGAATGCTGTAAGAGTGGCGGTGGATATCCAGCATTCTTCAATAACGATGTTAGCATTCAACATTTATTAATAGATGAAAGTGAAGAGGATATTACTTTAGAGGATGCAAGAGATGTAGCTATTGCAGGATGTGTTGAAATCGGAACACAGGGAACTTCACATGGTATCACGCATCCAGCATTCTTTAATGAACCAAAGATTCTTGAAATAGTTCTTAATGATGGTGTTGATCCAAGAACAAATGTAAGATGCTATGATCCTCTAGGAGAAATAGACAGCTATGAAAAGCTGTGGGATGCATGGTGCAAAGTTGAATCAAAATATCTTAAATTTTACATGGATTCATGGAACTATACGGTACAAATGCGTCGTGAAATAAATCCTCTAGTATTTTCTTCGGTGTTAATGAAGGATTGTATTAAGACTGGTAGGCCTATGGACGAAAATGGATGCCGCTATAATAAGTCAGTAACCTTATTGAATTCAGGAATGGTTAATGTAGCAAACAGTTTTGCTGCTATAAAAAAGTGCGTATTTGAAGAAAATTTATTTACTATGGATGAATTAAAACAATCTTTGAAAGAAAACTTCGGTTATGAGAAATCAGATAATCGCACCTCCATGCTTGAACAAAAACGAATTGATATGAAATGGGCTAAGATTCATAAACTATGTCTTGATGCACCAAAGTTTGGTAATGATGATGATTATGTTGATAGTATTTTTGTAGATTTGTGGCAGCATTATAAAGATGTAGTTTCAAAACAAACAACTTATTTAGGCTATCATTGGGTTCCGGCAGCATTATCCATATCATCACATGGCCCATTTGGTCGTGTATGTGGAGCAACACCTGATGGAAGATTAGCAGGTGTAACATTAACCGATGGCATCCTTTCGGCAACTCCAGGAACTGACGTTAATGGTCCCATAGCTCTATTAAATTCTGGGATTAAACTGGATTGTACTGATATGCGTAGCGTACAGTTGAATATGAAATTTCATCCTAATGCTGTTAAAGGCACTGAAGGATCTCATCACCTTGTAGACCTAATTAGAGGCTATTTTAGCAAAGGTGGTTACCATATTCAATTCAATATAGTGGACTCCAAAATGCTTAGAGACGCACAGGCACATCCTGAAAACTACCGTGACTTAATTGTACGTGTTGCTGGCTTTAGTGCATATTGGGTTGAACTTGGCAAACCAATTCAAGATGAGATTATCGCCAGAACAGAATACGGAACATCAGTATAA
- a CDS encoding DUF6916 family protein, with protein MLSTITKECFDKYINSKFLVFIDEDTVVELELIEIRDKSSENIEGFSLIFVGPSKAILSDNTYMFKHDKMGNFPMFISPFRQKKDIVYYDVQFTRLKDEED; from the coding sequence ATGCTTAGTACAATTACAAAAGAGTGCTTTGATAAATATATCAATTCAAAGTTTTTAGTTTTTATTGATGAAGACACTGTTGTAGAGCTAGAGCTTATTGAAATAAGAGATAAGAGCTCAGAAAATATTGAAGGATTCTCCTTAATATTTGTAGGACCTTCTAAGGCAATACTTTCTGATAACACTTATATGTTTAAACATGATAAAATGGGAAATTTCCCAATGTTTATTAGCCCTTTTAGGCAAAAAAAAGATATTGTATATTATGATGTACAATTTACAAGACTAAAAGATGAAGAAGACTAA
- a CDS encoding methyl-accepting chemotaxis protein → MQFFKNLSIKKKIISVFSIVCIFMILIAAQSISKINDGSRNGIIIITVAALLIIIFMAYILIQSIMKPLNKIELFSEKLSNYDFTYEIKNIRSDEFGQTEASLIKAQNNIRELINTIMENWQGISTSSGEISALVEKVTSKIENIDHSTIEVNKDVQEESATSEEITASVEEVNSSMEELSSKAMDGSSNASQIKERAKEAQLNSKKILEEAHAVYDEKEENIIKAIEDGKVVDEIKAMADGIAAIASQTNLLALNAAIEAARAGEAGKGFAVVAEEVKNLAEQSSQTVNSIQSTIAKVENAFGNLSRSGNELLQFVINQIRPTLHEYQDLAKQYDEDGKFVSSMSEEIASMSEEVEATVNQISTAVQVFAENSQLSAERTGDIKGSIDETTKSMEKLAQISQNQAELMEKIDKLVQKFKI, encoded by the coding sequence ATGCAATTTTTTAAAAATTTAAGTATAAAGAAAAAAATCATATCAGTATTTTCTATAGTTTGTATCTTTATGATTTTAATAGCAGCACAAAGTATATCAAAGATAAATGATGGGTCTAGAAATGGAATTATAATTATTACAGTGGCAGCACTTTTAATTATAATTTTTATGGCGTACATATTAATTCAGAGTATTATGAAACCATTAAACAAGATTGAATTATTTAGTGAAAAACTTTCCAATTATGACTTTACATATGAGATTAAGAACATAAGAAGTGATGAATTTGGACAAACAGAAGCATCATTAATAAAAGCACAAAATAATATTAGAGAACTTATAAATACTATTATGGAAAATTGGCAGGGGATAAGTACATCTTCTGGGGAAATATCAGCTTTAGTTGAGAAAGTAACATCTAAAATAGAAAATATAGATCACTCAACAATTGAAGTAAATAAAGATGTTCAAGAAGAAAGTGCCACATCAGAAGAAATAACAGCATCTGTTGAAGAAGTTAACTCAAGTATGGAAGAACTATCTTCAAAAGCTATGGATGGTAGCAGCAATGCTTCTCAAATTAAAGAAAGAGCAAAAGAAGCTCAGTTAAATAGTAAAAAAATATTAGAAGAAGCTCATGCTGTTTATGATGAAAAAGAAGAAAATATAATAAAGGCTATAGAAGATGGAAAAGTGGTAGATGAAATAAAAGCTATGGCAGATGGAATTGCAGCAATTGCATCACAAACTAATCTACTTGCACTAAATGCTGCTATTGAGGCTGCAAGGGCAGGAGAAGCAGGGAAAGGGTTTGCAGTAGTTGCAGAGGAAGTAAAAAATCTTGCAGAACAATCATCACAAACTGTAAATTCTATTCAAAGTACCATAGCAAAAGTAGAAAATGCTTTTGGAAATTTGTCAAGGAGTGGTAATGAATTACTTCAATTTGTTATAAATCAGATTAGACCTACATTGCATGAATATCAAGATTTAGCAAAACAATATGATGAAGATGGCAAATTTGTGAGTTCCATGTCCGAAGAAATTGCATCTATGTCCGAAGAAGTGGAGGCCACAGTAAATCAAATTAGTACAGCAGTGCAAGTTTTTGCAGAAAATTCACAGCTTTCTGCAGAGCGTACTGGAGATATTAAAGGTAGTATTGATGAGACCACAAAATCTATGGAAAAATTAGCTCAAATATCTCAAAATCAAGCAGAACTTATGGAAAAAATTGATAAATTGGTACAGAAGTTTAAGATATAA
- a CDS encoding ABC transporter ATP-binding protein, translating to MNIMEVRDVKKEYGSKNGGSKSNALNGVSFSVQKGEFLGIMGPSGAGKSTLLNVISTIDSPTSGTITLGGKSFLNLNEDELSMFRRKQLGFIFQDYNLLDTLTLKENIILPLSLSKVDVAAMEEKLKKISGILNIGNILGKYPYEVSGGQKQRAAAARAIITDPEIVFADEPTGALDSKSSTELLNNLSLLNKDNESTIVMVTHDAFAASYCERIIFIKDGILDTEIEKTGSRKDFYNKILSTLAKVGGAESDTI from the coding sequence ATGAATATAATGGAAGTTAGAGATGTAAAAAAAGAGTATGGTTCAAAAAATGGGGGAAGTAAATCAAATGCACTAAATGGAGTGAGTTTTTCTGTTCAAAAGGGTGAATTTCTTGGAATTATGGGGCCTTCAGGAGCAGGTAAGTCCACATTATTAAATGTAATATCAACCATTGATAGTCCAACCTCAGGAACAATTACGCTTGGAGGAAAAAGTTTTTTAAATCTTAATGAAGATGAATTATCAATGTTTAGGAGAAAACAGCTTGGATTTATTTTTCAAGACTACAATCTTCTTGATACTTTAACCTTAAAAGAGAATATTATTTTACCACTTTCTTTATCTAAGGTAGATGTGGCAGCCATGGAAGAAAAATTAAAAAAAATTAGTGGAATCTTGAATATTGGAAACATATTAGGAAAATATCCATATGAAGTTTCAGGAGGTCAGAAACAAAGAGCAGCAGCTGCAAGAGCTATAATAACAGATCCAGAAATAGTCTTTGCAGATGAGCCTACAGGAGCACTGGATTCAAAATCTTCAACAGAGCTTTTAAACAACCTTTCTTTATTAAATAAGGATAATGAATCAACAATTGTTATGGTAACTCATGATGCATTTGCAGCAAGCTATTGTGAAAGAATTATATTTATAAAGGATGGAATACTTGATACTGAGATTGAGAAAACAGGCAGTAGAAAAGATTTCTATAATAAAATACTAAGCACTCTTGCTAAAGTAGGGGGTGCTGAAAGTGACACTATTTAA
- a CDS encoding sensor histidine kinase, producing MKKSEYKIIFNLYFKFFIGLLILISIFMGIVLYILNVSISSENSYANWSSWPGYFTSNFYKKISFEEGKPKLTDSAVSQLKEYKLSFQIVDKNGDTALEYNEPKGALKHYSPIDIVQLYKNGYSAGDYTMFVGSVNNRGEKWTYIIGFPAKISKITMYVNYDKFAKIKFIILSLFILLIILVAVYGIWMNRTLSNITTAIKRLASNDYIPIKEEGMYKDLFYSLNLLDNKLKASEEERRRNQTLREEWIANISHDLKTPLSPIKGYAEILTDAKYDVSLLDVKKYGEVILRNAENVEDIVENLNFTYQLKNGMLPINRSEENLVRLLKEVIINILNHPKYEERNVIFNCIEDRINFNFDNTLLRRAFTNLLYNSVIHNDADTIIKVSVRQEDKIYITIEDNGKGMSEEEVKKLFQRYYRGTKSSISVKGSGLGMAIAKQIIEAHNGKVNVKSKLNVGTSIYIEFIN from the coding sequence ATGAAAAAATCAGAATATAAAATAATATTTAACTTATATTTTAAATTTTTTATTGGTCTTCTTATTTTAATTTCAATTTTTATGGGAATAGTATTGTATATATTAAATGTAAGTATTAGTAGTGAAAATAGTTATGCTAATTGGAGCAGCTGGCCTGGATATTTCACATCAAATTTTTATAAAAAAATTAGCTTTGAAGAAGGAAAACCAAAGCTTACGGATTCAGCAGTAAGCCAATTGAAGGAATACAAGCTTTCTTTTCAAATTGTTGATAAAAATGGAGATACAGCATTAGAATATAATGAACCTAAAGGAGCTTTAAAACACTATTCTCCAATAGATATAGTTCAATTGTACAAAAATGGATATAGTGCAGGAGATTATACTATGTTTGTTGGAAGTGTTAATAACAGAGGAGAAAAATGGACGTATATTATAGGTTTCCCTGCGAAAATATCAAAAATTACTATGTATGTGAATTATGATAAGTTTGCCAAGATTAAATTTATTATATTAAGTTTATTTATATTGCTCATAATTCTTGTTGCAGTTTATGGTATATGGATGAATCGTACATTATCTAATATAACAACGGCTATAAAAAGACTTGCTTCAAATGATTATATTCCTATAAAGGAAGAAGGAATGTATAAGGATTTGTTTTACAGTCTTAATCTTTTAGATAATAAACTTAAAGCTAGTGAAGAAGAGAGAAGACGAAATCAAACTTTAAGAGAAGAATGGATAGCTAATATTTCCCACGATTTAAAAACTCCATTGTCACCAATAAAAGGTTATGCGGAAATATTAACTGATGCTAAATATGATGTTAGTCTTTTAGATGTAAAAAAGTATGGAGAAGTAATACTTAGAAATGCAGAAAATGTAGAGGATATAGTTGAAAATTTGAATTTTACATATCAATTAAAAAATGGAATGCTTCCTATAAATCGCAGTGAGGAAAATTTAGTACGTTTGTTAAAGGAAGTAATTATAAACATATTGAACCACCCTAAATATGAAGAAAGAAATGTTATCTTTAATTGTATAGAAGATAGGATAAACTTTAATTTTGACAATACACTTTTGAGAAGAGCTTTTACTAATCTTTTATATAATTCAGTAATTCATAATGATGCAGATACTATAATAAAAGTTTCTGTAAGACAAGAGGACAAAATATATATAACCATAGAGGATAATGGAAAGGGTATGTCAGAAGAAGAAGTGAAAAAGCTTTTTCAAAGATATTATAGGGGTACAAAAAGTTCGATAAGTGTTAAAGGTTCAGGTCTTGGAATGGCAATTGCAAAGCAAATAATAGAAGCACATAATGGGAAAGTTAATGTGAAAAGTAAGTTAAATGTTGGTACAAGTATATATATAGAATTTATCAATTAA
- a CDS encoding response regulator transcription factor: protein MNLVNNADKKILLIDDEEDITDLIEDILLKEGFKNIKKAHCGLDGIKICEDEKPDIIVLDIMLPDIDGIEVCKRIRQFSYCPILFLSAKNSDVDKIVGLSMGGDDYITKPFSPKEIAFRIKAQFRRQQYDGIKEKEVSGNKNKNINIGNIYIDKLHSQVYKEEIEVKLTAKEYKLLLYLAENSNKIVNKERLCEVVWGEDYIGYDNTISVHIRHLREKLEKNPSKPETIVTVIGLGYKLVKRKE from the coding sequence GTGAATTTAGTTAACAATGCAGATAAAAAAATACTACTTATAGATGATGAAGAAGATATAACAGATTTAATAGAAGATATTTTGTTAAAGGAAGGATTTAAGAATATCAAAAAAGCTCACTGTGGTTTAGATGGCATAAAAATATGTGAGGATGAAAAGCCTGATATAATAGTGCTGGATATAATGCTTCCAGATATTGATGGTATAGAAGTATGTAAAAGGATAAGGCAATTTTCTTACTGCCCCATTTTATTTTTATCAGCAAAAAATAGCGATGTTGATAAAATTGTTGGATTGAGTATGGGAGGGGATGATTATATTACTAAACCTTTTAGTCCAAAGGAAATTGCTTTTCGTATTAAGGCACAATTTAGGAGACAGCAGTATGATGGTATAAAGGAAAAGGAAGTCAGTGGTAATAAAAATAAGAATATAAATATTGGCAATATTTATATTGATAAGTTGCACAGCCAGGTATATAAAGAGGAAATAGAAGTAAAGCTTACAGCAAAAGAATACAAGCTTCTTTTATATTTAGCAGAAAACTCAAATAAAATAGTTAATAAGGAAAGATTATGTGAAGTAGTGTGGGGAGAGGATTATATCGGATATGATAATACAATTTCTGTTCACATAAGACATTTAAGAGAAAAGCTTGAGAAGAATCCTTCTAAACCAGAAACTATAGTTACTGTAATAGGACTTGGATACAAGCTTGTAAAAAGGAAGGAATAG
- a CDS encoding FtsX-like permease family protein encodes MTLFNLGINNVKHNFKNYLSYFISTLTSIFILMIFYSIYYSRQIHSFSSDRVKVGAIFKAAAFVVIIFSAIFIGYANSFFIKNKKKEVAIYSMLGMKKKEIGTLMFFENIFLGILALIVGVPLGAFTSRFFLKILNVCMKSNKPIQYTFDIRAIVMTIFIFMIIFLLNSIKAYGIIYKFRLIELIHAAKEGEKKPKFSRVLALLSLIMVISGYIGVLKMNLETGGVQMLYKGLLITLLVVAGTYILFNNFIIYMFKLFEKNKKAYYKGENLIGVSQIIYRIKGNSNLLATIAVISAVAITALCFTFSFNLTLDKVAPSGCPFSIMYQSGSQGLNKKVEAVINNHKEVKTTYKTDIVMINGSGLTEKYKGPFEKDLKAPFDMFIMSASEYKDIVNNSGFNDGTDIVDRAKNIKIDKENQCFFIEVSNSLEARGRLVGDELNAAIGGKAYKLDISDSSKKCVLGVKLQKTTIVVPDTFFNKLLNDNRNNTTIIRAYNFDNVLKSGSVVGEISQMMPKGRIFSSYYDMYTEVHTLYGSYVFIGAFLGILFVVSTGSIMYYKQLTEAYEDKNRYSVLSKIGLTKKETLRIISKQLGFIFVMPLLFGILHSIFPLIAYMKYLCGFSISQMKWMGMTMGVYAAIYLCFYLLSIKSYMKIINKSTVC; translated from the coding sequence GTGACACTATTTAATCTTGGAATAAACAATGTTAAACACAATTTTAAAAATTATCTTTCTTATTTTATAAGTACATTAACCTCAATTTTTATTCTCATGATATTTTATTCTATATATTATAGTAGACAAATACATTCATTTAGTTCAGATAGGGTTAAGGTTGGTGCTATTTTTAAAGCTGCAGCTTTTGTAGTTATAATATTTTCAGCTATTTTCATAGGCTATGCTAACAGCTTTTTTATAAAAAATAAAAAGAAAGAAGTTGCTATTTATTCAATGCTTGGTATGAAGAAGAAAGAAATAGGCACATTGATGTTCTTTGAAAATATTTTTTTAGGGATATTAGCCTTAATTGTTGGAGTACCCTTAGGAGCATTTACTTCCAGGTTCTTCTTAAAAATACTTAATGTATGTATGAAATCAAACAAGCCTATACAGTATACCTTTGATATTAGAGCCATAGTAATGACGATTTTTATTTTTATGATTATATTTTTGTTAAATTCCATAAAAGCTTACGGGATAATATATAAGTTTAGGCTTATAGAACTTATACATGCGGCTAAGGAAGGGGAGAAGAAACCCAAATTTTCTAGGGTTTTAGCATTGTTATCATTAATAATGGTGATTAGCGGATATATTGGTGTATTAAAAATGAATTTGGAGACTGGTGGAGTCCAGATGTTGTATAAAGGTCTCCTTATAACGCTGCTTGTTGTTGCAGGAACTTATATATTGTTCAATAATTTCATAATTTATATGTTTAAGTTATTTGAGAAAAATAAAAAAGCTTATTATAAAGGAGAGAATTTAATAGGAGTATCTCAAATAATCTACAGAATTAAAGGAAATTCTAACCTTTTGGCAACTATAGCAGTTATTTCTGCTGTTGCTATTACCGCATTATGTTTTACATTTAGTTTTAATTTGACCCTTGATAAAGTTGCGCCAAGTGGATGTCCTTTTTCAATAATGTATCAAAGTGGCAGCCAAGGATTAAATAAAAAAGTTGAAGCTGTTATTAATAATCATAAAGAGGTTAAAACAACTTATAAAACAGATATTGTAATGATAAATGGAAGTGGGCTCACAGAAAAATATAAGGGTCCCTTTGAGAAAGATTTAAAGGCTCCTTTTGATATGTTTATAATGTCTGCATCTGAATACAAAGATATTGTAAATAATTCAGGTTTTAATGATGGTACAGATATTGTGGATAGAGCTAAGAATATTAAAATTGATAAAGAAAATCAATGCTTTTTCATTGAAGTAAGTAATTCACTTGAAGCAAGAGGAAGGCTTGTAGGTGATGAACTTAATGCAGCTATTGGAGGGAAAGCCTATAAACTTGATATCTCCGACTCAAGTAAGAAATGTGTTTTAGGAGTTAAACTTCAAAAAACAACTATAGTAGTACCAGATACATTTTTTAATAAGCTTTTAAATGATAATAGAAATAATACAACTATTATAAGAGCATATAATTTTGATAATGTATTAAAAAGTGGAAGCGTTGTTGGAGAGATTTCTCAAATGATGCCAAAGGGCAGAATTTTTTCTTCTTACTATGACATGTATACTGAGGTTCATACTTTGTATGGAAGCTATGTGTTTATAGGTGCATTCCTAGGCATTCTCTTTGTTGTTTCTACTGGAAGCATAATGTATTATAAGCAATTAACAGAAGCCTATGAAGATAAGAATAGATACTCTGTACTTTCAAAAATAGGTTTAACTAAAAAAGAGACTTTAAGAATTATATCAAAACAATTGGGATTTATTTTTGTAATGCCACTTCTATTTGGTATTCTTCATAGTATATTTCCACTTATAGCCTATATGAAGTATCTCTGCGGATTTTCAATATCACAGATGAAATGGATGGGCATGACCATGGGAGTATATGCAGCAATTTATTTGTGTTTTTATCTTCTTTCTATTAAATCTTATATGAAGATTATAAACAAAAGTACAGTATGTTAA
- a CDS encoding GNAT family N-acetyltransferase, with product MQIGLSKINLRPITEEDKTFLCQVYISSREDEMGIKDWKEKEKTEFLESQFNMQHTYYMKSYRNPSFDIVLLENVAIGRLYVERTAEEIRVIDICFLKEYRGFGVGTQLFNSLIKESENKNMNLTLHVEYYNFAKQWYEKIGFKQYGENGVYVFMIRSPK from the coding sequence ATGCAAATTGGTTTATCCAAAATAAATTTAAGACCAATAACAGAAGAGGACAAGACATTCTTATGTCAAGTTTACATATCTAGTCGTGAAGACGAAATGGGAATAAAAGATTGGAAAGAAAAAGAAAAAACTGAATTTCTAGAGAGCCAGTTTAATATGCAGCATACCTATTATATGAAAAGTTACCGAAATCCATCCTTTGATATTGTTTTACTGGAAAATGTTGCTATAGGAAGGCTCTATGTAGAGAGAACAGCAGAAGAAATAAGAGTTATAGATATATGCTTTTTAAAAGAGTATAGGGGTTTTGGCGTTGGTACACAGTTATTTAATTCGTTGATAAAAGAGAGCGAAAATAAAAATATGAACTTAACTTTGCATGTAGAATACTATAATTTTGCAAAGCAGTGGTATGAAAAAATTGGCTTTAAGCAGTATGGAGAAAATGGTGTTTATGTTTTTATGATTAGATCCCCAAAATAA
- a CDS encoding indoleacetate decarboxylase activase, producing MQSFSVHDGPGIRTIVFLKGCPLKCWWCSNPEGQDALPEVCYHVDKCQHCMSCVIACKNKAIEEITELTSNEDYIKINKEKCRKCLTFDCVDACPNKGLVTWGNLKTVEDVMKYINRDISYFRKNGGVTLSGGEPLYQHEFALEILKACKEEYINTAIETTLYAPFEVIEPFIPFVDLFLCDIKQMDNSKHKEYTGVSNKIILSNICSLAQKSKNILIRIPLIPGCNDDILNIKNTSKFAYDNGISRINILPYHNLGQSKYDKLGKEYKLKDTKSPEADKLEQLKKVVEEQGIKCIVG from the coding sequence ATTCAAAGTTTTTCAGTTCATGATGGACCAGGCATTAGAACTATTGTATTCTTAAAAGGATGTCCACTGAAATGTTGGTGGTGCTCAAACCCTGAGGGTCAAGATGCCCTACCGGAAGTTTGTTACCACGTGGATAAGTGTCAGCACTGTATGTCTTGTGTAATAGCTTGTAAAAATAAAGCTATAGAAGAAATTACTGAATTAACGTCAAATGAAGATTATATTAAGATAAATAAAGAAAAATGTAGAAAATGTTTGACATTTGATTGCGTTGATGCATGCCCGAATAAAGGATTAGTTACCTGGGGAAATTTAAAGACGGTCGAAGATGTAATGAAATATATAAACCGCGACATTTCATATTTTAGAAAAAATGGTGGCGTTACGTTATCTGGTGGAGAGCCTTTATATCAACATGAATTCGCTTTAGAAATATTGAAAGCATGTAAAGAAGAATATATAAATACGGCAATAGAGACTACACTTTATGCACCTTTTGAAGTTATTGAACCTTTTATACCTTTTGTAGATTTGTTCTTATGTGATATTAAACAAATGGATAATTCAAAACACAAAGAATATACAGGGGTATCCAATAAAATAATATTAAGTAACATTTGTAGTTTAGCTCAGAAAAGCAAAAATATTTTAATAAGAATCCCTTTAATTCCAGGATGTAATGATGATATTTTAAATATTAAAAACACATCAAAATTTGCATACGATAATGGGATAAGTAGAATAAATATATTACCTTACCACAACCTTGGACAGAGCAAATATGATAAATTGGGTAAAGAATATAAATTAAAGGACACAAAATCCCCTGAAGCTGATAAATTAGAACAATTAAAAAAGGTAGTAGAAGAACAAGGTATCAAATGTATAGTCGGATAA